In a genomic window of Alteromonas gilva:
- a CDS encoding GTP pyrophosphokinase: MSLHKHENWLDIALPKHRRLTDAVVTILENLLNANSVEYLAVTGRTKEKESALEKIKRKGYKNPGRQLTDISGIRVIVYFESDVKRVSDLIESSFSIDKQNSLNQDDLMSTDQIGYRSVHFVCDLGKQRGALPEFEEISDLKFEFQVRTVLQHAWAELAHDRNYKFSGKLPKEIERELFLYAGMLEIADRGFDTLSTKIDNYIKNLNMKSQAGDLATEINSISLPQFVEKWCQDNNVILELPHTTDQYSELVGELNDFGVQTLEQLNNIIPPAYAEAYRRRKHETTIYGLVRDWMLIHDWRKFVHDVEFNWVMAFPHIYDEFIEEKELEEFLGSFEWDVEDYDTE; this comes from the coding sequence ATGAGTCTTCATAAGCACGAAAATTGGCTTGATATAGCATTGCCCAAGCATCGAAGGCTTACGGACGCAGTAGTAACAATATTGGAAAATCTCCTTAACGCAAACAGTGTCGAGTACTTGGCTGTAACAGGACGAACGAAAGAAAAGGAAAGTGCGCTAGAAAAGATTAAACGAAAAGGATATAAAAATCCCGGTAGACAACTAACTGATATCTCCGGTATACGAGTTATTGTGTATTTCGAGTCAGATGTAAAAAGAGTTTCCGATTTGATTGAATCATCATTTAGCATTGATAAGCAGAACTCCTTAAATCAAGATGACTTAATGTCGACCGATCAGATTGGTTATCGATCTGTTCATTTTGTTTGTGACCTCGGTAAACAGCGCGGTGCTTTACCTGAATTTGAAGAAATTTCTGACTTGAAGTTCGAATTTCAAGTTAGAACAGTTTTACAACATGCGTGGGCCGAATTGGCGCATGATAGAAATTACAAATTTTCTGGCAAGTTGCCTAAAGAGATAGAAAGAGAACTTTTCTTATATGCGGGAATGTTGGAAATAGCAGATAGAGGCTTTGATACGCTATCAACTAAAATCGACAACTACATTAAAAATTTGAATATGAAATCTCAGGCAGGCGATTTGGCTACTGAGATTAATTCGATTAGTCTCCCCCAATTCGTGGAAAAATGGTGCCAAGACAATAATGTAATTTTGGAACTGCCGCATACAACTGACCAGTATAGTGAACTTGTTGGTGAGTTGAACGATTTTGGAGTGCAAACGCTTGAGCAATTGAACAATATCATACCCCCTGCGTATGCAGAAGCTTATAGAAGAAGAAAGCATGAAACTACGATTTATGGGCTTGTGCGTGATTGGATGTTGATTCACGACTGGAGAAAGTTCGTACATGATGTCGAATTCAATTGGGTAATGGCGTTCCCCCACATTTATGATGAGTTCATTGAAGAAAAAGAACTTGAGGAGTTTTTAGGATCTTTCGAGTGGGATGTGGAGGATTATGATACAGAGTAA